One genomic window of Sulfurirhabdus autotrophica includes the following:
- a CDS encoding YgaP family membrane protein — MTVNRIVRIVAGFFVMLSLALGVQGSPIFQNVNWLWFTLFVGFNLFQSGFTKFCPMDTILKKFGVKETCGS, encoded by the coding sequence ATGACTGTAAATCGTATTGTGCGCATTGTCGCAGGTTTTTTTGTAATGTTATCATTGGCTTTAGGTGTTCAAGGTAGTCCCATTTTCCAAAATGTAAACTGGCTGTGGTTTACATTATTTGTAGGATTTAACCTGTTTCAGAGTGGGTTTACCAAGTTTTGTCCGATGGACACCATTCTCAAGAAGTTTGGTGTAAAAGAAACCTGCGGGTCTTGA